The following proteins come from a genomic window of Geothrix edaphica:
- a CDS encoding DUF1292 domain-containing protein has product MAHDGHEHGPNCNHDHDDSFEIEVVELEDENGEKEEFAILEELEFEGRNFAILAPLAELQAQEEGTADPEEGLSLEIFEVKDDMFTPLEDEELAERLMKHLDEQEAKLKAEEEKD; this is encoded by the coding sequence ATGGCTCATGACGGTCACGAACACGGACCGAACTGCAACCACGATCACGACGATTCCTTCGAGATCGAAGTCGTTGAGCTCGAAGACGAGAATGGCGAGAAGGAAGAGTTCGCGATCCTGGAAGAGCTTGAGTTCGAGGGCCGCAACTTCGCCATCCTGGCGCCCCTGGCTGAGTTGCAGGCCCAGGAGGAAGGCACCGCGGATCCCGAGGAGGGCCTGAGCCTGGAGATCTTCGAGGTGAAGGACGACATGTTCACGCCCCTCGAGGACGAGGAACTGGCCGAGCGCCTCATGAAGCACCTCGACGAGCAGGAAGCCAAGCTCAAGGCCGAGGAAGAGAAGGACTGA
- the mazG gene encoding nucleoside triphosphate pyrophosphohydrolase, protein MEPTTLRAVMAALRKPETGCPWDLKQDHQSLARYLREEAAEVLDALAAHAPGDPATEAHLCEELGDLWLQIAFHAQLAADRGAWDLHEVERTVVEKLVRRHPHVFAEVSVDGADEVLTNWAAIKREEKGLHGGEPRLLEGIPASLSPMEEALEIGRRCAKVGFEWPDMEGVLDKVKEEVAELQAESDPVRVEEEFGDVLFSLMQWARKKGVDPDTALRRQMMRFKGRFLAVEDDARSAGGWEFRNLDQMEAAWQAAKRKATS, encoded by the coding sequence ATGGAACCCACGACCCTCCGCGCTGTCATGGCCGCGCTCCGGAAGCCGGAGACGGGCTGCCCCTGGGACCTGAAGCAGGACCACCAGAGCCTGGCCCGCTACCTGCGGGAGGAGGCGGCGGAGGTGCTGGATGCCCTGGCGGCCCACGCGCCCGGCGACCCGGCCACGGAGGCCCACCTCTGCGAGGAACTGGGCGACCTCTGGCTCCAGATCGCCTTCCACGCCCAGCTGGCGGCGGACCGCGGGGCCTGGGACCTCCACGAAGTCGAACGCACCGTGGTGGAGAAGCTGGTGCGCCGCCACCCCCATGTCTTCGCCGAGGTCAGTGTCGATGGCGCCGATGAGGTGCTCACGAACTGGGCCGCCATCAAGCGCGAGGAGAAGGGGCTCCACGGCGGGGAGCCGCGCCTCCTGGAGGGCATCCCGGCCTCGCTGTCGCCCATGGAGGAGGCCCTGGAGATCGGGCGCCGCTGCGCCAAGGTGGGCTTCGAGTGGCCCGATATGGAAGGTGTCCTCGACAAGGTGAAGGAGGAAGTGGCCGAGCTGCAGGCGGAATCCGATCCTGTGCGGGTCGAGGAGGAGTTCGGCGACGTGCTGTTCAGCCTCATGCAGTGGGCCCGCAAGAAGGGCGTGGACCCCGACACCGCCTTGCGTCGCCAGATGATGCGCTTCAAGGGCCGTTTCCTCGCGGTGGAGGATGATGCGCGATCCGCAGGCGGGTGGGAATTCCGGAACCTCGACCAGATGGAAGCGGCCTGGCAGGCGGCCAAGCGGAAGGCGACCTCATGA
- a CDS encoding L,D-transpeptidase family protein: MIDPVLAARYRALVLANLARPGAPGWDPLGPVVVVDVARQRLGLLVGGRLAFEAVISTAKNGLGCEENSYRTPTGWHRILARIGDGAEPGAVFKAQKPTGEVWRGEAREEDLILTRVLTLDGLEEGWNRGPGRDSRLRWIYLHGTNQEHELGTPVSHGCVRLSNTDVEDLFERVAEGDPVLIAEDLPGAGLGLGRLHFAGVAGSGMSALAQFAALKGGRASGSDRTFDRNQRPEARAQLEALGVVIHPQDGSGLEGDCAALVVSTAVEEEVPDVVAARRLGVPVLHRSELLAHLVARYRTVAVTGTSGKSTTVAMVFEILRGAGLDPSVITGGELVALQREGRWGNAWAGASDLLVIEADESDGSVVRYHPAVGVILNLQKDHKEMDAVAGMFRLFRAQVREAAVVGEAENLREFAAGAATFGFGEGAGLRAEGLSLGAERSAFRVGRTNFVIPVTGLHNVENALAALGACQALGVRLEAMAAPLAAFQGVARRFQVLGARQGITVVDDFGHNPAKVSASIRAAHLRVAAAGGRVLAVFQPHGFGPLKFLRAEFVEAFTAELAPRDHLWFLDVFYAGGTASRDITSAEVVADIAARGVATELASSRDWLVDRLAAEANSGDLILVMGARDPSLTDLAKAILGALPA, encoded by the coding sequence GTGATCGATCCCGTCCTCGCCGCCCGCTACCGCGCCCTGGTGCTGGCGAACCTCGCCCGTCCGGGCGCACCGGGTTGGGATCCCCTGGGGCCTGTGGTCGTGGTGGATGTGGCGCGCCAGCGCCTGGGCCTGCTGGTGGGCGGCCGTCTGGCCTTCGAGGCCGTCATCTCCACGGCGAAGAACGGCCTGGGCTGCGAGGAGAACTCGTACCGCACGCCCACGGGCTGGCACCGCATCCTCGCACGCATCGGCGACGGGGCCGAGCCCGGCGCGGTGTTCAAGGCCCAGAAGCCCACCGGCGAGGTGTGGCGGGGCGAGGCCCGGGAGGAGGATCTCATCCTCACCCGCGTACTCACGCTGGACGGGCTGGAGGAGGGCTGGAACCGCGGGCCGGGGCGGGACTCGCGGCTGCGCTGGATCTACCTCCACGGCACCAACCAGGAGCACGAGCTGGGCACGCCCGTGTCCCACGGTTGCGTGCGCCTGTCGAACACCGACGTGGAGGACCTCTTCGAGCGCGTGGCAGAGGGCGATCCCGTCCTCATCGCCGAGGATCTGCCGGGCGCTGGCCTGGGCCTCGGCCGCCTGCACTTCGCCGGCGTGGCCGGCAGCGGCATGAGCGCCCTGGCCCAGTTCGCGGCCCTGAAGGGTGGCCGGGCCAGCGGCAGCGACCGCACCTTCGACCGCAACCAGCGGCCCGAGGCGAGGGCTCAGCTGGAGGCCCTGGGAGTGGTGATCCATCCCCAGGATGGCTCGGGCCTGGAAGGAGACTGCGCGGCCCTGGTGGTGTCCACGGCCGTGGAAGAGGAGGTGCCGGATGTGGTGGCGGCGCGGCGACTGGGGGTGCCGGTCCTGCACCGGTCGGAACTGCTGGCGCACCTCGTGGCGCGGTACCGCACGGTGGCCGTGACGGGCACCAGCGGCAAGTCCACTACGGTGGCCATGGTCTTCGAGATCCTGCGCGGCGCGGGGCTGGATCCCTCAGTCATCACCGGCGGCGAGCTGGTGGCCCTGCAGCGCGAGGGTCGCTGGGGCAACGCCTGGGCGGGGGCTTCCGATCTTCTGGTGATCGAGGCCGACGAGAGCGACGGCTCCGTGGTGCGCTACCACCCGGCCGTGGGCGTGATCCTGAATCTCCAGAAGGACCACAAGGAGATGGATGCGGTGGCCGGGATGTTCCGGCTCTTCCGCGCCCAGGTGCGCGAGGCCGCGGTGGTGGGCGAGGCGGAGAACCTGCGGGAATTCGCGGCGGGGGCGGCGACCTTCGGGTTCGGGGAAGGGGCCGGCCTGCGGGCCGAAGGCCTGTCGCTTGGCGCGGAACGCTCCGCTTTCCGCGTCGGGAGGACCAACTTTGTCATTCCTGTGACCGGGCTTCACAACGTCGAGAACGCGCTGGCGGCCCTTGGGGCCTGCCAGGCGCTGGGAGTGAGGCTGGAAGCCATGGCGGCGCCGCTGGCCGCCTTCCAGGGCGTGGCGCGGCGCTTCCAGGTGCTGGGCGCGCGGCAGGGCATCACCGTCGTGGACGACTTCGGCCACAACCCCGCGAAGGTGTCGGCCTCGATCCGGGCCGCCCACCTGCGCGTGGCGGCCGCGGGGGGACGCGTGCTGGCGGTCTTCCAGCCCCACGGCTTCGGACCCCTCAAGTTCCTCCGGGCGGAATTCGTGGAGGCCTTCACAGCCGAGCTGGCGCCCCGGGACCACCTCTGGTTCCTGGATGTCTTCTACGCCGGGGGCACCGCCAGCCGCGACATCACCAGCGCCGAGGTGGTCGCGGACATCGCCGCCCGGGGTGTGGCCACGGAATTGGCGTCCTCGCGGGACTGGCTCGTGGACCGGCTGGCCGCCGAGGCGAACTCCGGAGACCTCATCCTGGTGATGGGTGCGCGGGATCCCTCGCTGACGGATCTGGCCAAGGCCATCCTGGGGGCGCTTCCGGCCTGA
- a CDS encoding anaerobic C4-dicarboxylate transporter — translation MSPALMFWTQFFLVLAAILLGIRKGGVALGLIGGLGVAVLVLLFRVAPGTPPIDVMLIILAVVTASATLQVAGGLDYLVQLTERVLRAHPKYVTILAPLSTFLLTVCVGTGHAVYALLPVISDVALKTRIRPERPMAISSVASQMGITASPVAAAVTTFLAMAAKNGHPVGLFDIVRITLPAGIIGVLAAAAWSFNRGKELDQDPEFLERMKDPEFAKALDANVTTLDKKIPFTAKLSVGLFFAGVLTIILIAMKPSLLPLVNGKAVPMTTVVQIVMLAFGSFILFATQVKAPDIARSSVFIAGMIAVVSIFGIAWMSETFIKANEGYLVANIKAMVQMAPWTFALAMFAVSAFVKSQAATLTIMLPFGYALGLPTSLLLGLIPASYAYFFFAFYPSDLAAINMDRTGTTRIGKYLLNHSFMIPGLIGVSVSTCVAYGLSKILG, via the coding sequence ATGTCCCCAGCCTTGATGTTCTGGACCCAATTCTTCCTCGTGCTTGCCGCCATCCTTCTGGGCATCCGGAAGGGCGGCGTCGCCCTGGGCCTCATCGGCGGCCTGGGCGTGGCCGTGCTGGTGCTGCTGTTCCGCGTCGCCCCCGGCACCCCGCCCATCGACGTGATGCTCATCATCCTGGCGGTGGTGACGGCCTCGGCCACCCTCCAGGTGGCGGGCGGCCTCGACTACCTGGTGCAGCTGACGGAGCGCGTCCTCCGCGCCCACCCCAAGTACGTCACCATCCTCGCCCCACTCTCCACGTTCCTGCTCACGGTCTGCGTGGGCACGGGGCACGCGGTCTACGCGCTGCTGCCGGTCATCTCCGACGTGGCCCTGAAGACCCGCATCCGCCCCGAGCGTCCCATGGCCATCTCCAGCGTGGCCTCCCAGATGGGCATCACCGCCAGCCCGGTGGCTGCCGCCGTGACCACCTTCCTGGCCATGGCCGCCAAGAACGGCCATCCCGTGGGCCTCTTCGACATCGTCCGCATCACCCTGCCCGCCGGCATCATCGGCGTGCTGGCCGCGGCGGCCTGGAGCTTCAACCGAGGCAAGGAGCTGGACCAGGATCCGGAGTTCCTGGAGCGCATGAAGGACCCCGAGTTCGCCAAGGCCCTGGATGCCAACGTGACCACCCTCGACAAGAAGATCCCCTTCACCGCCAAGCTCTCGGTGGGGCTCTTCTTCGCCGGCGTGCTGACCATCATCCTCATCGCCATGAAGCCCAGCCTGCTCCCCCTGGTGAACGGCAAGGCCGTGCCCATGACCACCGTGGTCCAGATCGTCATGCTGGCCTTCGGCTCCTTCATCCTCTTCGCCACCCAGGTCAAGGCCCCGGACATCGCCCGCTCCAGCGTCTTCATCGCGGGCATGATCGCCGTCGTCTCCATCTTCGGCATCGCCTGGATGAGCGAGACCTTCATCAAGGCCAACGAGGGCTACCTGGTGGCCAACATCAAGGCCATGGTGCAGATGGCGCCCTGGACCTTCGCCCTGGCCATGTTCGCCGTCTCCGCCTTCGTGAAGAGCCAGGCCGCCACCCTCACCATCATGCTGCCCTTCGGCTACGCCCTCGGCCTGCCCACGTCCCTGCTGCTGGGCCTCATCCCCGCAAGCTACGCCTACTTCTTCTTCGCCTTCTACCCCAGCGACCTCGCCGCCATCAACATGGACCGCACCGGCACCACGCGGATCGGCAAGTACCTCCTCAACCACAGCTTCATGATCCCCGGCCTCATCGGCGTCAGCGTCTCCACCTGCGTCGCCTACGGGCTGTCGAAGATCCTCGGCTGA
- a CDS encoding aconitase family protein, giving the protein MLPDPIRFDGRVLFLTEDPERILRQLQGEDFELGEALPLRDQISTDEITPAFICYHFDEKLGDFPYLGLKCGEAFPVKEGSVRAGGFAVSVAGRRRGKGSSREASPYAEQCAGLRLVIAESFERIYRQNAQNLGLLTSTDFGLIPRLRRGEAIPLAEFTAGLDPVTAEIVRRGGLFPYNAARMTGDVKPPLPAHEPHPMTYAEKLLARHAVVDAAAGQVGLPAVRPGDGLFVRADWRFSHEYVTPMAASFLERALGPDSKLRDPASILAFRDHLTFLHHSMTAEHRAMGLLTVAERLKPAQEAFCAKHGIRLHGELPDGSGSEGICHALMAERYALPGQVVVGTDSHTPHAGALGCLAFGVGTTDIANAWVTGDVRVTVPPTLRVRLDGRLRPGVSAKDLVLHLLAQPLIREGGAIGHVIEYQGEGLLDLDTDERATLTNMAAEIGGFTGLIAPDAETVRFVKERRGADLALEPWMQGDAGAEYAHTLVVDGAALGPMLARPGDPGNGVALAELGEAVPIHIAYLGSCTGGKREDLRRAYEVVKAAAAEGRRVPVGVRFFVQCGSEDVRRHAEAHGWLAAFEAVGAVVLGSSCGACINAGPGVSTRPDEVTISAINRNFPGRSGPGQMWLASPATVAASALAGRIVEAGA; this is encoded by the coding sequence ATGCTGCCTGATCCGATCCGCTTCGATGGCCGAGTGCTCTTCCTCACGGAGGATCCGGAGCGGATCCTCCGCCAGCTGCAAGGCGAGGACTTCGAGCTGGGCGAAGCACTTCCCCTGCGCGACCAGATCAGCACGGACGAGATCACGCCGGCCTTCATCTGCTACCACTTCGACGAGAAGCTGGGCGACTTCCCCTACCTGGGCCTGAAGTGCGGCGAGGCCTTCCCCGTGAAGGAAGGCTCCGTGCGGGCCGGGGGCTTCGCCGTGAGTGTGGCCGGCAGGCGCCGGGGCAAGGGCAGCAGCCGGGAGGCCAGCCCCTACGCGGAACAATGCGCGGGCCTCCGCCTGGTGATCGCGGAGAGCTTCGAGCGCATCTACCGGCAGAACGCCCAGAACCTGGGCCTGCTCACCAGCACGGACTTCGGTCTGATTCCGCGCCTCCGGCGGGGCGAGGCCATCCCCCTGGCGGAGTTCACCGCGGGCCTGGACCCCGTCACCGCCGAGATCGTGCGTCGGGGCGGCCTCTTCCCCTACAACGCCGCCCGCATGACGGGCGACGTGAAGCCTCCGCTGCCCGCCCACGAGCCGCACCCCATGACCTACGCCGAGAAGCTGCTGGCCCGCCACGCCGTGGTGGACGCGGCGGCGGGGCAGGTGGGACTCCCCGCCGTGAGGCCCGGCGATGGCCTCTTCGTGCGGGCGGACTGGCGCTTCAGCCACGAGTACGTGACGCCCATGGCGGCGAGCTTCCTGGAGAGGGCCCTGGGACCGGATTCGAAGCTGCGCGATCCCGCTTCCATCCTCGCCTTCCGCGACCACCTGACCTTCCTGCACCACAGCATGACGGCCGAGCACCGGGCCATGGGCCTGCTCACGGTGGCCGAGCGCCTGAAGCCCGCCCAGGAGGCCTTCTGCGCGAAGCACGGCATCCGGCTCCACGGCGAGCTTCCGGATGGTTCCGGCAGCGAGGGCATCTGCCACGCGCTCATGGCCGAGCGCTACGCCCTGCCGGGCCAGGTGGTGGTGGGCACGGACTCGCACACGCCCCACGCCGGGGCGCTGGGCTGCCTGGCCTTCGGCGTGGGCACCACGGACATCGCCAACGCCTGGGTGACGGGCGACGTGCGCGTGACCGTGCCGCCCACCCTGCGGGTGCGCCTGGACGGCCGCCTGCGCCCGGGTGTGTCCGCCAAGGACCTGGTGCTGCACCTCCTGGCCCAGCCCCTCATCCGCGAGGGCGGGGCCATCGGCCATGTCATCGAGTATCAGGGCGAAGGGCTGCTGGACCTGGATACGGATGAGCGGGCCACGCTCACGAACATGGCCGCGGAGATCGGCGGCTTCACGGGGCTGATCGCGCCGGATGCGGAGACCGTGCGCTTCGTGAAGGAGCGGCGCGGCGCGGACCTCGCGCTGGAACCCTGGATGCAGGGTGACGCGGGCGCCGAATACGCCCACACCCTGGTCGTGGACGGCGCGGCCCTGGGTCCCATGCTGGCCCGACCCGGCGATCCCGGGAATGGCGTGGCCCTGGCGGAATTGGGCGAGGCCGTGCCCATCCACATCGCCTACCTGGGCAGCTGCACCGGCGGCAAGCGCGAGGACCTGCGCCGGGCCTACGAGGTGGTGAAGGCTGCCGCGGCGGAAGGGCGGCGAGTGCCTGTGGGCGTGCGGTTCTTCGTGCAGTGCGGCAGCGAGGATGTGCGCCGCCACGCCGAGGCACACGGCTGGCTCGCGGCCTTCGAGGCCGTGGGTGCCGTGGTGCTGGGCAGCTCCTGCGGCGCCTGCATCAACGCGGGGCCCGGCGTGTCCACGCGACCCGACGAGGTGACCATCAGCGCCATCAACCGGAACTTCCCTGGCCGCAGCGGACCGGGCCAGATGTGGCTGGCCAGCCCCGCCACCGTCGCCGCCAGCGCCCTGGCCGGGCGCATCGTGGAGGCGGGGGCGTGA
- a CDS encoding anion permease: MSHEPVSGTAAAGGLSGWQGARPLPALVTLVLGLILYFGLPRLVSVPDAKLFTGQPAAAKPVPAMPAKPAAKPVPAPAPAAAPLSAKPLTKAQQEAKAKVEAEARAKVEAEAKAKAEADAKVKADAEAKAKVEAETKRKADWVKGLHLFAIFVTTIVGIIVKALPMGAVAMIGIAVTALTGTLGIADSMSGFSDVVIWLIVLAFFISRGFIKTGLGARIAYTFMALLGKRTLGLSYGLAATDLVLAPAIPSNTARGGGIVMPIMASLARAYGSNPGDASARKMGSFLTLTAYQVNCITSAMFLTAMAANPLAQKLAGDLKVNITWVGWAVAAVVPGLVALLLVPFIIYRLHRPEITETPEAVEMAKGHLRDLGPIKRQEWMMLGVFVMLLILWIFAKQLGDLNPTTSALAGLAVLLLSGVLTWDDIKAETGAWDTLVWFAALVMMASFLNKLGMVPWFSKTMGGMVAGKGWIAAFLVLALVYFYSHYFFASNTAHVASMYAAFLGVSIVAGAPPVLAALVLAFFSNLFAGMTHYGTGPAPVLFGTGYVEIGTWWRTGLIVSVVNIVIWVGLGGLWWKVLGLW, translated from the coding sequence ATGAGCCATGAACCCGTTTCCGGAACGGCCGCCGCCGGAGGCCTGTCCGGCTGGCAGGGCGCCAGGCCGCTTCCGGCCCTCGTCACGCTGGTCCTGGGGCTGATCCTGTACTTCGGCCTGCCGAGGCTGGTATCCGTGCCCGATGCCAAGCTCTTCACGGGCCAGCCCGCAGCTGCCAAGCCGGTCCCGGCCATGCCCGCCAAGCCAGCGGCCAAGCCCGTTCCCGCGCCGGCTCCCGCGGCCGCCCCGCTGTCTGCCAAACCCCTGACCAAGGCCCAGCAGGAAGCCAAGGCGAAGGTGGAGGCGGAAGCCAGGGCCAAGGTCGAGGCGGAGGCCAAAGCGAAGGCGGAAGCCGATGCCAAGGTGAAGGCCGACGCCGAGGCCAAGGCCAAGGTGGAGGCCGAAACCAAGCGGAAGGCCGACTGGGTGAAGGGGCTGCACCTCTTCGCGATCTTCGTGACCACCATCGTGGGGATCATCGTGAAGGCGCTGCCCATGGGCGCGGTGGCCATGATCGGCATCGCCGTCACGGCCCTCACGGGCACCCTCGGCATCGCGGACTCCATGAGCGGCTTCTCCGACGTGGTGATCTGGCTCATCGTCCTGGCCTTCTTCATCTCCCGGGGCTTCATCAAGACGGGCCTCGGCGCCCGCATCGCCTACACCTTCATGGCCCTGCTCGGCAAGCGGACGCTGGGGCTCAGCTACGGCCTGGCAGCCACGGACCTGGTTCTGGCGCCGGCCATTCCCAGCAACACCGCCCGGGGCGGCGGCATCGTCATGCCCATCATGGCCTCGCTGGCCCGCGCCTACGGAAGCAACCCCGGCGACGCCAGCGCCCGGAAGATGGGGTCGTTCCTCACGCTGACGGCCTACCAGGTGAATTGCATCACCAGCGCCATGTTCCTCACGGCCATGGCCGCCAACCCTTTGGCCCAGAAGCTGGCGGGCGACCTGAAGGTGAACATCACCTGGGTCGGCTGGGCGGTCGCGGCGGTGGTGCCGGGCCTGGTGGCGCTGCTGCTGGTCCCATTCATCATCTATCGCCTCCACCGGCCGGAGATCACGGAGACCCCGGAGGCCGTGGAGATGGCCAAGGGACACCTGCGGGACCTGGGGCCCATCAAGCGCCAGGAGTGGATGATGCTGGGCGTCTTCGTGATGCTGCTGATCCTCTGGATCTTCGCCAAGCAGCTGGGCGACCTCAACCCCACCACTTCCGCCCTGGCGGGCCTGGCGGTGCTGCTGCTCTCCGGGGTCCTCACCTGGGATGACATCAAGGCCGAGACCGGTGCCTGGGACACCCTGGTGTGGTTCGCCGCCCTGGTGATGATGGCCAGCTTCCTCAACAAGCTGGGCATGGTGCCCTGGTTCAGCAAGACCATGGGCGGCATGGTGGCGGGCAAGGGCTGGATCGCGGCCTTCCTGGTGCTCGCGCTGGTCTACTTCTACAGCCACTACTTCTTCGCCAGCAACACGGCCCACGTGGCCTCGATGTACGCGGCCTTCCTCGGTGTGTCCATCGTCGCCGGCGCCCCGCCCGTGCTGGCGGCGCTGGTGCTCGCCTTCTTCAGCAACCTCTTCGCCGGCATGACCCACTACGGAACGGGACCCGCGCCGGTGCTCTTCGGCACGGGCTACGTGGAGATCGGCACCTGGTGGCGCACGGGGCTCATCGTGAGCGTCGTGAACATCGTCATCTGGGTGGGCCTCGGCGGCCTGTGGTGGAAGGTGCTGGGGCTCTGGTAG
- a CDS encoding bifunctional type I 3-dehydroquinate dehydratase/shikimate dehydrogenase — MPLPFHLVTLTHATWGQALTCARSLGPGALPELRLDLFPEADPGDLVRALGGRCLVTCRRQSEGGRWPDEDEAGRLAYLLRAVAAGPTWVDLEWDLPVPPELQAARPGVGLLRSVHVAPGVFDLDQRLAALPEGDAFKWVGWAGRLGDNGRLRPALAWARNQGVALSAFLMGPKGLPSRAMQGAWGGAFTYAAPDDGPAAAPGQLPLATLRAWRCAQLGQSHGLCGVIGDPVLHSRGPAFHNPRFQKAFKNLVYLPLVCGDADEAAEALEALGILGLSITAPLKLTLPRALGQEGPLNTLWRRSLGEPWQGANTDAEALGQALSQLEPGPVLLLGGGGVGRTSRAVLEAAGRPVLQASRQAPVAPGVVTAFAPVGVMQATSLGMKPEDPPPFPELLEAALPSARWAMEWIYKEDTAFAAWARQAGLELVSGAALFDAQAEAQSRRFLTDCAGASRQPTADS; from the coding sequence ATGCCCCTTCCCTTCCATCTGGTGACCTTGACCCACGCCACCTGGGGCCAGGCCCTCACCTGTGCCCGCAGCCTGGGGCCGGGCGCGCTGCCTGAACTGAGGCTGGATCTCTTTCCAGAAGCCGATCCCGGGGACCTGGTCCGGGCGCTTGGGGGCCGCTGCCTCGTGACCTGTCGGCGGCAATCCGAGGGCGGCCGCTGGCCGGACGAGGACGAGGCGGGACGGCTGGCCTACCTGCTGCGGGCCGTGGCGGCCGGACCAACCTGGGTGGACCTGGAATGGGACCTGCCGGTGCCGCCGGAGCTCCAGGCTGCCCGGCCCGGGGTGGGCCTGTTGCGCTCGGTGCATGTGGCGCCCGGTGTTTTCGACCTGGATCAGCGGCTGGCGGCCCTTCCCGAAGGCGACGCCTTCAAGTGGGTGGGCTGGGCCGGACGCCTGGGGGACAACGGCCGCCTTCGGCCCGCTCTGGCCTGGGCCCGGAATCAGGGCGTGGCCCTCTCCGCCTTCCTCATGGGGCCGAAGGGCCTTCCCAGCCGGGCCATGCAGGGAGCCTGGGGCGGCGCCTTCACCTATGCGGCGCCGGATGATGGTCCCGCGGCCGCTCCGGGCCAGCTCCCCCTGGCCACCCTCCGGGCCTGGCGCTGCGCGCAGCTGGGCCAGAGCCACGGCCTCTGCGGCGTCATCGGGGATCCCGTGCTGCACTCCCGGGGCCCGGCCTTCCACAACCCGCGGTTCCAGAAGGCCTTCAAGAATCTCGTCTACCTCCCCCTGGTGTGCGGCGATGCGGATGAGGCGGCGGAGGCTCTGGAGGCGCTCGGCATCCTGGGCCTCAGCATCACCGCGCCCCTCAAGCTGACCCTGCCGCGGGCCCTCGGCCAGGAGGGCCCCCTGAACACCCTCTGGCGCCGATCGCTGGGGGAGCCCTGGCAGGGGGCCAACACAGACGCCGAGGCGCTTGGCCAGGCCCTGTCGCAGCTTGAGCCGGGCCCCGTGCTGCTCCTCGGTGGCGGTGGTGTGGGCCGCACGAGCCGCGCGGTGCTGGAGGCCGCGGGCCGGCCCGTGCTGCAGGCCTCGCGCCAGGCTCCCGTCGCCCCCGGGGTCGTGACCGCCTTCGCGCCGGTGGGTGTCATGCAGGCCACCAGCCTGGGCATGAAGCCGGAAGACCCGCCACCTTTCCCCGAGCTGCTGGAGGCCGCGCTTCCCAGCGCCCGCTGGGCCATGGAGTGGATCTACAAGGAGGACACCGCCTTCGCAGCCTGGGCCCGACAGGCCGGTCTGGAGCTGGTCTCGGGCGCGGCCCTCTTCGACGCCCAGGCCGAGGCCCAGAGTCGGCGGTTCCTCACGGACTGTGCTGGGGCAAGTCGACAGCCGACAGCTGATAGCTGA
- a CDS encoding tartrate dehydrogenase, which translates to MRDLRIAVIPGDGIGKEVVPEGIRVLEAAAAKHDLRFKWDEFPWSCEYFLEQGRMMPVDGLDRIRHHDAIFLGAVGFPGVPDHVSLWGLLIPIRRGFKQYANVRPVKLMPGVPCPLAGRQVGDIDFIVVRENNEGEYSSIGGRLYEGTDQEMAVQQTVFTRQGVDRILKYAFELAQSRPKKHLTSATKSNGIAITMPYWDERVKAMGARYPEVKVDQFHIDILCAHFVRNPHWFDVVVGSNLFGDILSDLGPGCTGTIAIAPSANLNPEREFPSMFEPVHGSAPDIYGKGIANPIGQIWAGAMMLDHLGCPEAGASVVAAIEKVLASGLRTPDMGGKASTTDMGRAIADAV; encoded by the coding sequence ATGCGCGACTTGAGGATCGCGGTCATCCCCGGCGATGGCATCGGCAAGGAGGTGGTGCCCGAGGGCATCCGCGTGCTGGAGGCCGCCGCGGCCAAGCACGATCTGCGCTTCAAGTGGGACGAGTTCCCCTGGAGCTGCGAGTACTTCCTCGAACAAGGACGGATGATGCCCGTGGACGGCCTGGACCGCATCCGCCACCACGACGCCATCTTCCTCGGCGCCGTAGGCTTCCCCGGCGTGCCCGACCACGTCTCGCTCTGGGGCCTGCTCATCCCCATCCGCCGCGGCTTCAAGCAGTACGCCAACGTCCGCCCCGTGAAGCTCATGCCCGGCGTGCCCTGCCCCCTCGCGGGCCGGCAGGTGGGCGACATCGACTTCATCGTGGTGCGCGAAAACAACGAAGGCGAGTATTCCTCCATCGGCGGCCGGCTCTACGAGGGCACCGATCAGGAGATGGCCGTGCAGCAGACCGTCTTCACCCGCCAGGGCGTGGACCGCATCTTGAAATACGCCTTCGAGCTGGCCCAGTCGCGGCCCAAGAAGCACCTCACCTCGGCCACCAAGTCCAACGGCATCGCCATCACCATGCCCTACTGGGACGAGCGGGTGAAGGCCATGGGCGCCCGCTATCCCGAGGTGAAGGTGGACCAGTTCCACATCGACATCCTCTGCGCCCACTTCGTCCGCAATCCCCACTGGTTCGACGTGGTGGTGGGCTCCAACCTCTTCGGCGACATCCTCTCGGACCTGGGCCCCGGCTGCACGGGCACCATCGCCATCGCGCCCAGCGCGAACCTGAATCCCGAGCGCGAGTTCCCCTCCATGTTCGAGCCCGTCCACGGTTCGGCGCCGGACATCTACGGCAAGGGCATCGCCAACCCCATCGGCCAGATCTGGGCCGGGGCCATGATGCTGGACCACCTGGGCTGCCCCGAGGCCGGCGCCTCCGTCGTGGCCGCCATTGAGAAGGTGCTGGCCAGCGGCCTGCGCACCCCCGACATGGGCGGCAAGGCCAGCACCACCGACATGGGCCGGGCCATCGCCGACGCGGTGTGA
- a CDS encoding cold-shock protein yields MAQGTVKWFNAEKGFGFITPDDGGADLFVHHSAIETTGFRTLDENQRVSFNVGQGQKGPQATNVTKI; encoded by the coding sequence ATGGCTCAGGGAACCGTGAAGTGGTTCAACGCCGAAAAGGGTTTCGGATTCATCACCCCCGATGACGGTGGTGCGGATCTGTTCGTTCACCACTCCGCCATCGAGACCACGGGTTTCCGCACCCTGGACGAGAATCAGCGCGTCAGCTTCAACGTGGGTCAGGGCCAGAAGGGCCCCCAGGCGACCAACGTCACCAAGATCTAG